Proteins co-encoded in one Bacillus infantis NRRL B-14911 genomic window:
- a CDS encoding glycerophosphodiester phosphodiesterase has protein sequence MKSLGSYRNGLTLLLARLKVHRKVQEAHGSLPAKLKIGHRGAAGSRPENTFSSFDYALQMGADFLEFDVQRTKDGRLAVIHDSTVDRTTDGKGKVSSLTWKELRSLDAGSWHSTEYAGEIIPSFTEMLDKYAGKAGLLIELKKPALYPGIEEQIAEELKSRELDKGPGSRIIIQSFDRSSMKKIRSLLPSIPVGILLNYKTKRMTARELEQIAKYACYINPKHTIASRQLLDRIHQKGMKAIIWTIRTEKEAGKALKLPADGIVTDFIELLD, from the coding sequence ATGAAAAGCTTGGGCAGCTACCGGAATGGATTAACACTGCTTTTAGCCAGGCTGAAAGTCCATCGAAAAGTACAGGAGGCACATGGCAGCCTGCCAGCAAAGCTCAAAATCGGACACCGTGGAGCGGCAGGATCCAGGCCGGAAAATACCTTCTCATCATTTGACTATGCGCTTCAAATGGGAGCAGATTTTCTTGAATTTGATGTCCAGCGGACCAAGGACGGTAGACTTGCGGTTATTCATGATTCGACTGTCGACCGGACAACAGACGGCAAGGGAAAAGTTTCTTCCCTGACATGGAAAGAGCTGAGAAGCCTGGATGCGGGCAGCTGGCATTCAACGGAATATGCGGGGGAAATCATCCCGTCATTCACTGAAATGCTGGACAAATATGCCGGTAAAGCCGGGCTCCTGATTGAACTGAAGAAGCCGGCCCTTTACCCGGGTATAGAAGAACAGATTGCAGAAGAGCTAAAGAGCCGGGAGCTGGACAAGGGCCCTGGATCCCGCATTATCATCCAATCTTTTGACAGGAGCTCAATGAAAAAGATTCGTAGCCTGCTCCCTTCCATCCCGGTCGGGATTCTCCTGAATTACAAAACGAAAAGGATGACCGCAAGGGAGCTTGAACAGATTGCAAAGTATGCCTGCTATATAAATCCAAAGCATACTATCGCAAGCAGACAGCTTCTGGACCGGATACATCAAAAAGGGATGAAGGCCATTATCTGGACCATCAGAACAGAAAAAGAAGCAGGAAAAGCATTGAAGCTTCCTGCTGACGGCATCGTAACAGATTTTATCGAGCTCCTTGATTGA